AAACCAAGCACTTGCTACAGGACAGAATCCTGATGGTGACGATGTAACAGATACTTCAGATGATGACAGTAACCTTGAAGATGATGAAACAATCACTACTTTTCCAACAGACGAAGGAGCGATTGCATTAATTAAGACTGGAACATTTAATGATGTAAACGGAGATGGTTTCGCTCAAGCAGGAGAGACAGTAACATATAACTTCACAGTAACAAACACTGGAAACGTAACGATTACGAATATTGTAATTACTGATCCAATGGTAACTGTAACTGGCGGACCTATTGATTTACTTGCTGGTGCTTCAGACGCTACAACCTTTAGTGCTATCTATACTATTACGCAAGAAGATATTGATAATGGTGGAGTAACAAACCAAGCACTTGCAACAGGACAGAATCCTGATGGTGACGATGTAACAGATACTTCAGACGACGATAGTAATCTTGAGGATGATGAGACAATCACAACCTTCCCAACAGATGCTGGAGCGATTGCTCTAATAAAGACTGGATTCTTTAATGATGAAAGTGGAGATGGCTTTGCACAGGTAGGAGAGACTGTAACATATAACTTCACAGTAACAAATACTGGAAACGTAACAATCGCAAACATTGTAATCACAGATCCATTAGTAGCTGTAACTGGCGGACCAATTGATTTATCAGCTGGAGAAATTGATACCGATACTTTTAGTGCTGTTTATACATTAACCCAAACAGATGTGGATGCTGGAGGAGTATCAAACCAAGCGTTAGTTACAGGACAAAACCCTGATGGCAATGACGTAACAGATACTTCAGATGACGATAGTAACCTTGAGGATGACATTACTGTAACAGACTTACCTCAAGGGGCGAGTATAAGTTTAATCAAAACAGCTGTATTTAATGATGTTGATGGAGATGGATTTGCTCAAGTAGGCGAAACAATCACATATAACTTCACAGTTACAAATACAGGAAATGTAACGGTTACAAATATTATCATTGAAGATCCATTAGTAACTGTAACTGGCGGACCTATTGACTTGGAGGCAGGTGAGACAGATAATACTACATTTGTAGCTATTTATACTATAGTTCAAAGTGACATAGATACTGGATTTGTAACTAATCAAGCTATTGCAACAGGGCAAGATCCTGATGGCGTTGATGTTGTTGATATTTCAGACGATAATAATAGTGTCGAAGATGATGAAACAGTTACTACTCTTCCAATTGAAAGTTCAATAGCTTTAGAGAAAGTAGGAACAACTCTCGATATTGATGGTGATGGTTTAATTCAAGATGGAGAAGTAATTCAGTACACATTTACTGTGACTAATACAGGATCACTTCCATTAGATAATATCACCATAACTGACCCATTAGTAACAGTTGATGGAGGACCTATATCATTATTACCAGGAGAATCAGACAGTACAACATTTACGGCTACTTACATAGTTACTCCTTTTGATATAGCAAATGGTTTCGTATTAAATCAGGCAATAGTAAATGCAACAAACTCAAACGGTGAAGATGTAACAGATTTATCTGATGACCCTAACAACGATGAAAATGTTGACCCTAATATGGATGGTAACCCAGATGATCCTACACTTACTACCTTCCAAGGTGTACTTAATATTTTTGATATTGAAGTTTTCAATGGTATCTCACCAGATGGTGATGGAGTAAATGATTTCCTTATCATAGAAGGAATTGATGCTTTCCCAGATAATAATGTTCAGATATTTAATAGATGGGGTGTTCAAGTTTTTGAACAAGATGGCTATACAAATGATCCAAGTACTGGTTTCAAAGGTATCTCTGAAGGTAGAGCTACTATTGGAACAGATGATGGACTACCTGCTGGAACATATTTCTATCTTATTACTTATCAAACACCAGATGGTCTGAAGAGAAAGAGTGGATATTTATACATTAATCGTTAATATAAATAACGCTTTCGCGAAAGCGTTATAACAACTATCATAAATAATATTTGACTTTTTGAAATTTTAATGCGATTAGGGTAAAATAATCAAATTTCTAGATGAAGTACACTTAGAGCATGTGAGCTAACTCTCAAATTATAAATTATTCAAATTAAACTATTTTTACCAAAAAGTCATTTATTATAAGTGCAACAAATAAAGTTAGAATGAAACAACTACATCTTATAGTCCTATTAGTTATTACGGGTTTGAGTCTTACAGAAGTAAGTGCACAGCAAGACCCACAGTATACACAATACATGTATAATACTGTAGCTATAAATCCAGCATATGCAGGTAACAGAGGTGTTACTAGTATTGTGGGGTTACATAGAAGTCAATGGGTAGGGCTTGAAGGGGCTCCTCGCACACAAAGTTTAAGTATACATTCTCCTATAGGCGAAGGTAAAGTTGGGCTTGGTTTATCAATTGTTAATGACGCATTAGGACCTGCACAAGAAACTTACATAGGTGCAGATTTTAGTTATACAATTAATACATCAAATAGTGGGAAACTTAGTTTTGGATTGAAGGCAGGAGGACACGTACTCGATGTAGATTTTTCAAAACTTACGCTTTTTGATGTTTCTGATCCTCGTTTTTCTCAAAATATAGATAATAAAATTTCACCAATTATTGGAGCCGGACTTTATTATCATACTGATAGATTTTATGCAGGATTAAGTGTGCCTAACCTGATTCAAACAGAGCATTTTGATCAAAGTAATAATAGCAACTCGGCTAGTTTCATAGCTGAAGAACGTATTAATTACTATGGTATTATGGGGTATACTTTTGATATAAGCGATCAGCTTAAATTTAAGCCTAGTACTTTAGTTAAGCTTGTGTCTGGAGCACCTTTGCAAGTTGACCTTACCGCAAATTTTCTAGTAATGGAGAAATTACACTTGGGAGCAGCCTATAGATGGAGTGCCGCTTTGAGTGGTTTAGTAGGTTTCCAAGTTTCAGATAGTATGCTTATAGGTCTTGCTTATGATAGAGAAAGCACTGATTTAGGAAATACAGTTTATAATGATGGAAGTTTTGAAGTGTTTTTACGTTTTGAACTTTTCAATGAGTACGACAGAATGTTAACCCCGAGATTCTTTTAATAAAAGTCTACTATGAAATATATTACTATTGCACTCCTTTTGTTGACTACAATTGTAGGAAACGCACAAGAAGGAAAAATAGAGAGAGGTACAAAGAATTTCAATCAATATGATTTTGTAGATGCACAAGAAATCTACCAAAAAGTAGCAGATAAAGGCTATGAGTCTGCAGATTTATTCAAAAGGTTAGGAGATTCTTATTATTTAAATGCACGTTATGACAAGGCCTCTATTTACTTCGGTAAGCTGATAGAGCAATTTCCTGAAGCAGCAGAAGCAGAAGCTTACTTTAGATATGCACTCTCTTTAAGAGCAACAAAAGACTATGCATTATCAGATAGAATGATGTCTAGATTTTTTGATATCAAGGAAGATGATAAAAGAGCAGTCTTATTCAAGGAAACTCCAGATTATTTAAGGGAAATAGATTACCAAAAAGGTTCTTATGAAGTTTCAAAAACCAAGATTAACTCTGGTTATTCAGACTTTGGTCCTATGCTTTATAAGGACAAACTTATCTTCGCTTCTAACAGAGATACAGGATCTTTTACAAAGCGTATACACAAGTGGAATGGTCAGCCATTTTTAAACTTATACCAAGTAAGTTTGAATAAAGTTGATCAAGATGCTGGCAATAGATATGTTGAAAAGTTTAGCGCCCATTTAAATACACAGTACCATGAGAGTACCCCTGTATTTACAGAAGATGGTAAAACTGTTTACTTTACTCGTAATAATTATAATAACGGGAAGTATAGAGAAGATAATGATGGGACAAATAAGCTTAAGCTTTATAAAGCATCACTAGTTAATGGTAAATGGACAGATTCTCAAGAGCTTCCATTTAATAGTGATGAGTATACAGTAGCTCACCCGGCGTTAAGCGTGGATGGCAGTCGACTGTATTTTTCATCTGATATGCCTGGAAGTTTTGGACTTTCTGATTTATGGTATGTATCTATAAATGATGATGAAACCTATGGAACACCTGTAAATCTAGGTAGCGGTATTAATACGGAAGGTAGAGAGTCATTTCCTTTTATTAGTTCGGAAAATGATATTTATTTTGCATCAGACGGTCATCCTGGATTGGGAGGTTTAGATCTATTTGTTACTGCTTTAGGTAAAAATGGAGAAACTGCAGAAATACTTAACTTAGGAGAGCCTGCAAATACCTCAAAAGATGATTTTGCCTTTGTAATAAATAGTGAGTCTAATACTGGGTTTTTGTCATCTAATCGTGGTAACAGAGGAATAGATGATGATATTTATATGCTTAAGCAAATAAAGAAACCTTCTGCTCCTTGTGATATTTTATTATCAGGTATTGTTACAGATAAAAATACAGGAGCTTATCTTGAGGGTGCAACAGTAAGTTTGTATGACACGAACAATAATTTGTTCAAATCTGTTGTCACTGGAGCATCTGCAGCGTTTGCTTTCATTCCTGATTGTGATAAGATTTTCCTTATCAGAGCAGAGAAGGAAGGATACAATACTTCGGAGAAAATGGTAACCACGCCTAATGTTTCTTCTGAAATAGAAGAGATATTACAGTTAGAAAAAACATTAAAACCAGTGGTTCCTGGAGATGATATTGCAAAAATATTAGACCTTAATCCTATATACTTCAACTTTGATAAGTATGATATACGTCCAGATGCAGAGGTAGAGCTTGCTAAGGTATTAGTATATATGGAAACTTACCCTTCTGTGCGCATAGACGTACGATCTCATACAGATAGTAGAGGTAGAGATGCGTATAACCTTAATTTATCACAAAACAGAAATGTTTCTACTAGAGACTGGCTTATTTCAAAAGGGATAAGTGCATCAAGATTGACCGGAAAGGGATATGGAGAAACACAGCTTGTTAACGACTGTGGTAATGGTGTACGTTGTAGTAAGGAGCAACATCAATTAAATAGACGTAGTGAGTTTATAGTAGTAAGTAATTAGTACTAAAATCTCATATATTAATAATAAGAGCGCCTCAATAGAGGCGCTTTTTTTATGAGTTATTTGTATTTTTACAAAGCTTATGAAAGAAGAATTAGTCATCCTTGTGGATGAAAATGACAATCAAATAGGGCTTATGCCCAAAATGGAAGCTCATGAAAAAGCTGTGTTACACAGGGCTTTTTCCGTGTTTGTTTTTAACAGTAAGAATGAACTTATGTTACAGCAACGAGCATTACACAAATACCATAGTCCAGGACTCTGGACAAATACTTGCTGCAGTCACCAGCGTGAGGGGGAAAGTAATGTAGAAGCCGGTATGCGACGTCTTCAAGAAGAAATGGGCTTTTCTGTATCCTTAGAAGAGACTATCTCATTTATTTACAAAGCTCCTTTTGATAATGGTCTTACAGAGCATGAGCTAGATCATATCCTAATAGGTCATTCTGAACAATCTCCGGCTATCAATGAAGATGAAGTTGCGGCTTGGAAATGGATGGATCTAGAAGATGTGAAAACTGATATTGCAAATCATCAAGAACTATATACAGAGTGGTTTAAAATCATTTTTGATAAATTTTATACCCACATTAAGCGATGAGAATAACTGCACATAGAAAAGCGCATTTTAATGCCGCTCATAGATTGTACAGAGCAGACTGGGACGATGCAAAGAATATGCAAATATTTGGGAAGTGTAGTAACCCTAATTTTCACGGTCATAATTATGATCTCACAGTTAGTGTAAGTGGGGAAATTGATCCTGAAACAGGATTTCTCATTGACCTTAAGATTTTAAAAGATATTATAAAGGCAGAGGTAGAGGATTATTTAGACCACAAGAATCTTAATCTTGAGGTTCCAGAATTTAAATCTTTAAATCCGACAGCCGAAAATATAGCGGTTGTGATTCATAAAAAGATTAAAGCGGTTTTAGATCCTAAATTTGATTTAGAGATCACCTTATATGAGACGCCTCGTAACTTTGTAACCTATAAAGGCGAATAACTATGGCATTAAAGATAGGAGATAAGGCACCTGGTTTTACGCTTAATAATCAAGACAACGAGTCAGTAATTGTAGACGAATTGATAGGGAAGGTACCTATGGTAATCTATTTTTATCCTAAAAACTTTACACCTGGTTGTACTGCTCAAGCTTGTAGTTTTAGAGATCAGTACCAAGATTTTACAGATGCAGGAGCAAAAGTATTTGGCATAAGTGCAGATAGCGTAGAAAGTCATAAACGCTTTAGAGCAAAGCATAATTTACCATTTGATACGCTTTCAGACGCAAATAATAAGGTGCGTAAAAAATATGGTGTAAAGAATGAACTATTGGGTCTACTGCCTGGTAGAGAAACTTTCGTAGTAGATGCAAGTGGAATTATAAAGATGCGTTTCAATAGCATGATGGCTGCAAAACATATACCTAAAGCACTTGCAGTTATTAAAGGATTATAAGTCAAAGCACTTTTTCGCGAAAGCGTAACTATTAAATATCAACACAAAAATAAAAGGGAGATGCTTAGCATCTCCCTTTTTATGTTATATAGACTTTACAAAATCTAGAAATACCTTTTTATGTAAATCTAAATCTAAATCTGGTGAGAGAGAAGCTCTCACGATGTAATCTTTATCACCTTCTTTAGTGGTTCCTTGCGTCGAGGTAGCTGGAATAGTCCAGTAACAGCCTTTAAGCTGGCCGTAGCTTACACAAAATTTACTTTCATTAGGAATCTCTGTAATCATTAAGTTAATAAGCTTAAGATTAAGAGCTCTTTTGTATTGCTCTCTCTCCACGTCATTAGCTCCCTTAGTAGGTAAATCTAGAGAAAATACCGAAGGAGTAAATCCTTGTGCGGCTAGCTCTTCTGATACAAAATTGATTTTTGCACCCGGAAGTTCCTTTTCTATAAAGGTTACAAACTCACGAGTGTTTACATAAGCCGCTGCAATACGCTCGTTCATAGAAGGTAACTGTGCCGCTAGAATCTCATATTGTAAATCTGTCGCCTCGTTATCGCAAAGCTCAAGGTGAAAAAAGATGCTCTTAATGAGGTCTTCTGCTTTATTGTTTACTACGCAATAGCCTGCAGTACATTTACCGCCACTTGGAAATTTTGATCCGCTGGCATAAGAAATGGTGCGTACAGTAGATAGTATTTTATCTTCTCCTAAGAAGTGAACATTAGGACAAAACGTTTGATCGAGAATAAAAACAGGGTCTATTGCTGTTTCTCCAGTAGGCGTAGTGCGCTTTTTACTAAGCGCTTCTTTTAGTTTTAAAAGATCTGGAACTTCTACCCTTGGGTTCGTTGGTATTTCTGCAATAATATAAGGTACTGCATCCTGTGCAGCTATTTTAGTAAGTACAGTGTCTATGCTCTGTACCATATCATTATCACCATCAACAGGAAGATCCACAACTTCTACATTATCAAGGCAAGCAGCAACGCGTCTAGATTGATCATTTGTACCACCATAACAGTTAGGAGGGACAATAAATTTAATCTCCTTTCCAGGATGTTTATTGATAGCGTCATCCACTAACCCCATCATGATAGCATATTGTATAGAAAGTCCGCTAGAAGCCACGAGAGGCTCTGTATCGGTTCCATTTACTTCTTTAATGAGTTCGTGTACACGTGCTTTATCTTTTGCTACATTACCAGCCGTATATTTAATCGGAGCATTATGCACCAATGATGTTAATGCTACTAACGAATTTGAAGGTGTCATGGCAATAGTTTCCCTTCTACGCACGTGTTGAATATCTGAAACGTAGTCGTGATTGTCCTCACCGTTTATAACGAGCAAACTACCTATATTTTTATATACACTTACGTGAAAATCAATGCTGTTTGCTATAGGTTCTGCTTTTATTTGGTTCTTTTGCGAGAGATAAACAGTACTTCCGTCAAAAGCCGAAATATCTTCTGGACTGTCCACTTGGTTAAGTTCAAAGTGATAACCGTAAACGCGTTTCAGGGCTTCTACATCAAAAATAGCAGGAAGTTTTCCTGTGTAGTTGATTTGCGTCTTTTTACCGTCTAATAAATTCTTTCTCAGCACGGCAAGTACTGGAACAGTAATAGAATCAAAGCTAATAACGCTGTCTGATTCTAGGTGTAATAATCTCGCAACGCTCCATTCTAGAATACTAGAAAGTGGGTGGCCTAACCTTATGTAATCATAGGCTGTTGGAAGATTTGCAAGAGCAACAGTAGTTGCATTTTTCTCATTGTATAAAGCTTCAAATTCATCTAAAAACTCAGATTTTGCAAGCGTTTCATTATAAATATCCAATCTATGGGTAGTAAGATCTATCCAGTCGTTGGGCATATTATCGAGTACTTCTTTGATGTAGTGTAACATTTATAAGTTTTAAAAGTGTGTATTCATTACTTGAAGACACCTTGAATATTAAATTTTTTAAAAGATAATTTTAGACGCTTTTATCGGCTATTCCTAACAATAAAGACGGTTAAATAGTGCTAGTCTCTATTAGTATAAATGTGGTCAATTATAAATACTGTAGACCGTTCATTTACCTGAAAAATCAAGTAAAGTGTGAGCAGATAAAACGATTTTACAAAAGTATGCGAGTCATTTGCAATAGCAAAGACTCGCACAGTGAATTATTATTTTTTAATGAAGGTTTAACAATGAAATGACTTAGCTAGTAAATAGCCTAGGTATGATACATTGAAAACTTACAATGATGGTTGTTATCTAATCTTTGATCATTGGCAGTTCGATAGATGATGCATGTACCGCCGAGTGATGCACGTTATTATGTGCTACAACACCTTCTTTTTCATCATAATTATTTCCCCCAGTATTGAGATTGCGAGCAAAACGCGGGAAGTTACTACTTGAGATTTCTACACGAATGCGATGTCCTTTTTTAAAATAATTACTTGTAGACATCGGCGTAAGGTCTAATTTATATATTTCGCCCTTTTTCATAAATACCTCTTTGTCATATCCTTCTCGGTATCTTGCACGCTGTATCGTTTCATCCAAATTGTACGCTCTCCCGTCTGGATAAACATCAATCAGCTTGATAGTAAAGTCGGTGTCTTTCACATCAGACGACACGTATAATGTACTATTTATAAAACCAGATACTTCTACGCCTTCTTCTAATGGATCTGTAGTATACACTAAGATGTCATTTCTAGTTTCCATTTGTTGTTGGTCAAAAGCGCCACCTTGAACGGCATTTCCTGTACAACATACATTACCACCATAAGAAGGAACTGGTTGCATAGGGTCATATGTAAACCCATCTGCATTATCCGAAGTTGCTTTAGTAGTAGATAATGTCCCATCTCCAAAACGGCTATTGGCATTTCCATTACTATTTAAATAATAGGTGGTAGGTTCAGCTTTTTTAGGAGGCCAGGTTTCGGCAGCTTGCCACTTATTACTACCCATGGTATAATACTGAACTCTAGGTGTTTTTTCTTTAAAGTCATTTTTCTCACCCTTAAGCCATAAATCAAACCATCCATAAATCTGCTCTTCATAATTGAGTGTTGCATCACCTACGCTGCGCTCACCCACAATGGTATTTTCTGTTGCTCTTGTGTATGCACAATGTAGGGTAGGAGCAATAACGAGATATTGATTATCTCTCACAGTGGCATCCTTAGTATTATTTCTAACGTGGTTAAATAACGCTAGGTTAGGAGTAATGGAAACATCATACCAAGAGGCAAACCAGAAACTAGGTACACCAATATCTTTGTTATCATGATAGATACCTCCTTCAAACCATGCCTTATCATTAGGTTTGCGACGTATCATTTTGTCAAAAATCTCGTTCTTACCGTTGATGTTTTTTAAAATATCTTGAATAGGTAAGTGCTTCAAAGCCTCCGCCATATCTACTGGCGGGTTTTCTGGTGCTAGATCATAAAATCGTGAAATTCTTATTAAATCCTCTTGTCTCGCTCCTTCAGGAATACGAGGTTTAAATTTATCATGTTCCACGCCGTACAACCATGAGAAAAAGAGCATTTGCTCAACACCACCGCGATACCAGTTTCCTTGTTCTTGAATATCACCTATTCTTCCTACGCCAGCTCCATAACCTTGTGGTACCATAGCTGCATGAGAAGGATGATCTAGTGCTGCAACCGCCATTTGCCACTCAGCAGTAGAGGAGCATCCTAGTGTGCCAATTTTTCCGTTAGACCAGGATTGATTTTTCATCCATGTAAAGGCATCATACCCATCTGTGAGCGGTACGCCTAGAATATCCCATTCCCCTTCAGAGTAGTATCTTCCTCTTTCGTTTTGAACTACGTAGGCATATCCTCTTTTTACAGCTTCTAGCGCTCTTTCGGCAGTTCTTGTTCTTTGTTTTCCGTCACCCCAAGAATTAAAATTATAGGGAGTTCGCGAGAAAATAATAGGGACCTTACCACTCGTCTTTGGTCTATAAATATCAGTAGCGAGGCGTATGCCATCACGCATGGGCATCATGACTTTTTGATCTACAATAGCTATTTGTTCAAGTTCGGCGAGTACATCGTTTTGTGCGTAAAGGGTGTCGATCGATATCATAGACATCGCAAGCGCAAGAAATAGAAAAAACGTAATTTTCTTCATCGTATAGGGATATTAGCTTGTAATAAGGATTACAATAATTAATCAATAAATATGATTCTAAATATACAATGAATTTATTGGTGCTTATAATTTTTGTGGTAACAAGTGTTTAGTTTTGAGGGTAGTAAGGTGTCACTCCTCCCTAATCAAAGCAATTGCCTCCTTAATATATAAATCGCTATCATAGTGCAGCGCACGCTCTTTTAACTCGTGATCTAGTCGTAAGCCTTTACGTTGTACGCCGCGATCGTCCGGATAGAAAGCGCCCACTGCTGTAAAGTCAATTTTAGTACCGTCCATGAGTGGTACTTCGTTTCTATTCATAACGGCCCCAAAGGTTTGCTCACCCATGGTAATACAATTAGGTGATGCTTGGATTGCCATTCCTATCCATTCTGCCATGCTTGCTGTTGTTCTGTCTACTAGTAAAATCACTTTCCCTTTAAAGTAGTTCTTGTTTTTCTTTCCCGCTTTAAATGGGTCTATGATAAAGCTTGTAGCTGCATTTGCTCCATAGTTTCCATAAGCAGGTTTTTCGGCGGTTAGCGTTTTCAAAAATGTTGTTCTATCTGGATACAGATACTTCGCTATATATGCAGTACTTATATTCCTCGGATAGTTACGTAGATCTATGATAATACCTTTAAATAGTTCAAAATCACGAAAAGCTTCTTTCAGTTGGTTTTTATCAATGTTGTATAAATTTATATACCCAATCTTATCACTTACTATTTTCCAGTCCTCGCTCGCAGTAGGCTTTAAGCGCTCATACTTTTGGTAGGGATATGCTAATGGGCTTAGTTGGATATACTGCTCTTTGTTTTGACCATTTGTTTTTAATATACTAACAAGAATAGAATCCTTAGTCGATGCCAGTAAATAGGTTTTTTCAATAGCGCGTCTTAGATGATTCTTGTTTGAAGCACTTATTACATCAGAAAATTTGGTGTTGTAATAGGTGTCTAGTTTTTCTCCATTCACGGCATAAATTACGTCGCCTTTAGTTAATGAGTCCTCTTGAAATATCTTTGTATCGTACACAGACGTAATCACAAGGGAATCATTAATAATCTTTCCTCCAAAGTTTGGAAACTTGTCTAATGAATCTAGCGTGTAGCTATATTGATAATTGGAATGCGAATCGTTGAGCTTGCTAAATAAATGCTCCTTGGCTTTTTCAAAATTCTCCTTGCCTTCAGCGCTAAAAGCTGGTATTAGTTCGCTAAGAGTTTGTTCCCACGGTGTATCGGATAGGTATACATTCACATTCCAGTAATTCATCGTATTCCAGAATGAAGCAAGGAAGAGTAGCCTATGTGCGTCATTAGTGTAATCAAAATCTGCTAAAGCACTGTCATTACTAAAATCAATGGAACTGCTTAGTTTTTTAATATCAGCATAATGATTTTTATAGTTGGCGTTATTTTTTAAGTCGCTAAGTAGTTGCGATAGCTGCACACTATAACCAGACTCATTAATCCACTTAAAATTATAATTTTTGGTAAAAAGCTCTTGTTTAAAGTCCTCTTTTATGTCAAAATCTGAGGTTCCATAACTTTCTATCCAAGCAATCATTTCCTTGTCAAAAGCTTCCTTTGTAACTATTGAGGACAGTTTTTGATATTTCTTAATAAATTCTTTATTGACGTTATAGGCGCCGTTACTTATATCTGGGTGGTAATATTTTAGTAAGCCCCAGATTTTAATAAAATGATCCTCTTTTTCATGTTCCTCTATTTGACTAAATGAACTGGTAAGATTAAAGCAGAGTAGGAGTACTAAAATATATTTCATGAAGGTTTTAATTGTTACAGGTACGCTTTCGCGAAAGCGTAATTACTTAAACAGCAATGAGCTGATGAGTAAAAATTTTTCTATTCATTTTGATTTCTCACTACATCACCTTTTTTTAATGTACTTGCATCTACGGCATTGTCAAATGTATACTCGGTAGATATGAGGCCATTAGTTGCAGATGGAATTCTAACGTTAAAATGTAGATGCTCGACAGTGGTAAAACCCGTCATTCCACTAATCGCGATGGGTTGACCTTTTTCCACATAATCACCAAGCTCAACGATTGCTCCTTCATAGTTTAAGTGTAC
The genomic region above belongs to Dokdonia sp. Dokd-P16 and contains:
- a CDS encoding type IX secretion system membrane protein PorP/SprF yields the protein MKQLHLIVLLVITGLSLTEVSAQQDPQYTQYMYNTVAINPAYAGNRGVTSIVGLHRSQWVGLEGAPRTQSLSIHSPIGEGKVGLGLSIVNDALGPAQETYIGADFSYTINTSNSGKLSFGLKAGGHVLDVDFSKLTLFDVSDPRFSQNIDNKISPIIGAGLYYHTDRFYAGLSVPNLIQTEHFDQSNNSNSASFIAEERINYYGIMGYTFDISDQLKFKPSTLVKLVSGAPLQVDLTANFLVMEKLHLGAAYRWSAALSGLVGFQVSDSMLIGLAYDRESTDLGNTVYNDGSFEVFLRFELFNEYDRMLTPRFF
- a CDS encoding OmpA family protein, with the protein product MKYITIALLLLTTIVGNAQEGKIERGTKNFNQYDFVDAQEIYQKVADKGYESADLFKRLGDSYYLNARYDKASIYFGKLIEQFPEAAEAEAYFRYALSLRATKDYALSDRMMSRFFDIKEDDKRAVLFKETPDYLREIDYQKGSYEVSKTKINSGYSDFGPMLYKDKLIFASNRDTGSFTKRIHKWNGQPFLNLYQVSLNKVDQDAGNRYVEKFSAHLNTQYHESTPVFTEDGKTVYFTRNNYNNGKYREDNDGTNKLKLYKASLVNGKWTDSQELPFNSDEYTVAHPALSVDGSRLYFSSDMPGSFGLSDLWYVSINDDETYGTPVNLGSGINTEGRESFPFISSENDIYFASDGHPGLGGLDLFVTALGKNGETAEILNLGEPANTSKDDFAFVINSESNTGFLSSNRGNRGIDDDIYMLKQIKKPSAPCDILLSGIVTDKNTGAYLEGATVSLYDTNNNLFKSVVTGASAAFAFIPDCDKIFLIRAEKEGYNTSEKMVTTPNVSSEIEEILQLEKTLKPVVPGDDIAKILDLNPIYFNFDKYDIRPDAEVELAKVLVYMETYPSVRIDVRSHTDSRGRDAYNLNLSQNRNVSTRDWLISKGISASRLTGKGYGETQLVNDCGNGVRCSKEQHQLNRRSEFIVVSN
- the idi gene encoding isopentenyl-diphosphate Delta-isomerase, translated to MKEELVILVDENDNQIGLMPKMEAHEKAVLHRAFSVFVFNSKNELMLQQRALHKYHSPGLWTNTCCSHQREGESNVEAGMRRLQEEMGFSVSLEETISFIYKAPFDNGLTEHELDHILIGHSEQSPAINEDEVAAWKWMDLEDVKTDIANHQELYTEWFKIIFDKFYTHIKR
- a CDS encoding 6-pyruvoyl trahydropterin synthase family protein translates to MRITAHRKAHFNAAHRLYRADWDDAKNMQIFGKCSNPNFHGHNYDLTVSVSGEIDPETGFLIDLKILKDIIKAEVEDYLDHKNLNLEVPEFKSLNPTAENIAVVIHKKIKAVLDPKFDLEITLYETPRNFVTYKGE
- a CDS encoding peroxiredoxin; amino-acid sequence: MALKIGDKAPGFTLNNQDNESVIVDELIGKVPMVIYFYPKNFTPGCTAQACSFRDQYQDFTDAGAKVFGISADSVESHKRFRAKHNLPFDTLSDANNKVRKKYGVKNELLGLLPGRETFVVDASGIIKMRFNSMMAAKHIPKALAVIKGL
- a CDS encoding PLP-dependent transferase, with the translated sequence MLHYIKEVLDNMPNDWIDLTTHRLDIYNETLAKSEFLDEFEALYNEKNATTVALANLPTAYDYIRLGHPLSSILEWSVARLLHLESDSVISFDSITVPVLAVLRKNLLDGKKTQINYTGKLPAIFDVEALKRVYGYHFELNQVDSPEDISAFDGSTVYLSQKNQIKAEPIANSIDFHVSVYKNIGSLLVINGEDNHDYVSDIQHVRRRETIAMTPSNSLVALTSLVHNAPIKYTAGNVAKDKARVHELIKEVNGTDTEPLVASSGLSIQYAIMMGLVDDAINKHPGKEIKFIVPPNCYGGTNDQSRRVAACLDNVEVVDLPVDGDNDMVQSIDTVLTKIAAQDAVPYIIAEIPTNPRVEVPDLLKLKEALSKKRTTPTGETAIDPVFILDQTFCPNVHFLGEDKILSTVRTISYASGSKFPSGGKCTAGYCVVNNKAEDLIKSIFFHLELCDNEATDLQYEILAAQLPSMNERIAAAYVNTREFVTFIEKELPGAKINFVSEELAAQGFTPSVFSLDLPTKGANDVEREQYKRALNLKLINLMITEIPNESKFCVSYGQLKGCYWTIPATSTQGTTKEGDKDYIVRASLSPDLDLDLHKKVFLDFVKSI
- a CDS encoding CocE/NonD family hydrolase, which gives rise to MKKITFFLFLALAMSMISIDTLYAQNDVLAELEQIAIVDQKVMMPMRDGIRLATDIYRPKTSGKVPIIFSRTPYNFNSWGDGKQRTRTAERALEAVKRGYAYVVQNERGRYYSEGEWDILGVPLTDGYDAFTWMKNQSWSNGKIGTLGCSSTAEWQMAVAALDHPSHAAMVPQGYGAGVGRIGDIQEQGNWYRGGVEQMLFFSWLYGVEHDKFKPRIPEGARQEDLIRISRFYDLAPENPPVDMAEALKHLPIQDILKNINGKNEIFDKMIRRKPNDKAWFEGGIYHDNKDIGVPSFWFASWYDVSITPNLALFNHVRNNTKDATVRDNQYLVIAPTLHCAYTRATENTIVGERSVGDATLNYEEQIYGWFDLWLKGEKNDFKEKTPRVQYYTMGSNKWQAAETWPPKKAEPTTYYLNSNGNANSRFGDGTLSTTKATSDNADGFTYDPMQPVPSYGGNVCCTGNAVQGGAFDQQQMETRNDILVYTTDPLEEGVEVSGFINSTLYVSSDVKDTDFTIKLIDVYPDGRAYNLDETIQRARYREGYDKEVFMKKGEIYKLDLTPMSTSNYFKKGHRIRVEISSSNFPRFARNLNTGGNNYDEKEGVVAHNNVHHSAVHASSIELPMIKD